The following are encoded in a window of uncultured Pseudomonas sp. genomic DNA:
- a CDS encoding alpha/beta hydrolase — protein MDQLEHQLLQVNGIDLSLYSAGPAAGRPVWLLHGFPECWHSWRQQIAPLAAAGYRVLIPEMRGYGKSSAPREHAAYDVLTICADIQAAMEQLGQHQVCVVGHDWGAPIAWHLALLEPARVKAVVGMAVPFGGRPKQPAIDIMRQLYAGRFHYILHFQEPGVAEAEMDADIARTLRMMMHNTSAAVPKDHFLQDKPAGAGLFDGMHDPGTLPAWCDAAAFAEYLNTFKGRGFYGAVNWYRNFERNWQRTEALAERQVEQPALFLLGDMDPVGTLEAYTLKQMPKRIAQLEQHVLKECGHWIQNEQAEQVNRLLLDFLSRHYA, from the coding sequence GTGGATCAGCTTGAGCATCAACTACTGCAGGTCAACGGAATAGACCTGAGTCTTTACAGTGCTGGCCCAGCAGCGGGGCGACCGGTCTGGCTGCTGCATGGGTTCCCCGAGTGTTGGCATTCCTGGCGGCAGCAGATCGCCCCCTTGGCGGCTGCAGGCTATCGCGTGTTAATCCCGGAAATGCGTGGCTACGGCAAAAGTAGCGCACCGCGTGAGCATGCCGCCTATGACGTGCTGACCATCTGCGCTGATATTCAGGCCGCCATGGAGCAGCTCGGGCAGCATCAGGTATGCGTAGTGGGGCACGACTGGGGTGCACCGATTGCTTGGCACCTGGCCTTGCTTGAGCCTGCGCGGGTAAAAGCGGTTGTCGGCATGGCGGTGCCGTTTGGCGGACGCCCGAAGCAGCCGGCCATCGACATCATGCGTCAGCTGTATGCCGGGCGCTTTCATTACATCCTGCACTTTCAGGAGCCTGGCGTAGCCGAGGCAGAAATGGATGCCGATATAGCCCGTACCCTGCGCATGATGATGCACAACACTTCAGCGGCCGTGCCCAAGGATCATTTCCTGCAGGACAAACCTGCCGGGGCTGGCTTGTTTGATGGCATGCATGACCCGGGCACCTTACCAGCCTGGTGTGACGCCGCCGCTTTTGCCGAATACCTGAACACCTTCAAAGGGCGTGGCTTCTATGGCGCGGTCAACTGGTATCGAAATTTCGAGCGCAACTGGCAGCGCACCGAGGCATTGGCCGAGCGGCAGGTTGAACAACCGGCGCTGTTCTTGCTCGGCGACATGGACCCAGTCGGCACGCTGGAGGCGTACACCCTGAAACAGATGCCCAAACGCATCGCGCAATTGGAGCAACATGTACTGAAAGAATGCGGGCACTGGATCCAGAACGAGCAGGCCGAGCAGGTTAATCGGCTGTTATTGGACTTTTTGAGTCGCCACTACGCCTGA
- a CDS encoding EAL domain-containing protein, producing MKTGYKETLLRYLPQILTGIFTTLLLFSTLLIGRNWITNGDVIREQLNREMRFALQSKASEVEGILQRTYHTIRTISLLPGVREIAPNNRSSDKEDVVVTGRISQADFDTVQQLYNHVAASVAVSEIYLVLDGFDPNKGQVPFLMFDHVILDRFHQQLDEPPGSDPDHPEEYEEAEYQDYVRQLALLRQRPNPIGNDLNAITPIASGELLTCDNSQYLSLAERDPRNAMGFSLSVPIYGLNDGRFTGLVTAILRSNVMEAALLGWPLLPTHEEEWRQLRRLLGNSLDTTPVNYMLENVRTGIRIFDRRNTYWASAEQEREPTVFQATKAFREAGTEDWQLHSYVSHDELQSALADADQTALWQFLAVASVLSLAWLLIALALRTQLKAQRSMEKLANTDVLTGLPNRRFLMERLQHTIALSVRTKQAGALIFIDLDNFKTLNDTRGHEMGDMLLHEVARRLSATVRDVDTVARLGGDEFVVLVQHLNNDNTDLLQPVTVIVEKIQRCLNQPYVLEGHMHTCFSSMGIALFSGERQSASELMTHADLAMYQAKANGRNCFCFFASPMLLQAQERANLESELRSAVQRDEFVLYFQAQVDQTNCIRGAEALVRWQSPQRGLIGPQDFIALCEDSGLIIPLGNKILELACLQIAEWARVPTLQSLTVAVNISARQILHPDFVEQVLSALKQTKANPARLKLELTESLFVYDMTNIISKMSILSAAGILFSLDDFGTGYSSLSYLKKLPFHQLKIDRSFVADINDISDKHDGSSLVRTIITLGHALNLEVIAEGVETQQQREFLLKNGCQLYQGYLFSKPIPASAFVDLIKHRNDQATPPQETSPSCTVRG from the coding sequence ATGAAAACGGGTTACAAAGAAACCTTACTGCGCTATTTGCCCCAAATACTCACAGGTATTTTCACTACCCTGCTGCTGTTCAGCACACTGCTGATCGGCCGTAACTGGATAACAAACGGCGACGTTATTCGCGAGCAACTCAACCGTGAAATGCGCTTTGCCCTACAGAGCAAAGCCAGCGAAGTTGAAGGCATCCTGCAGCGCACCTACCACACTATCCGCACCATTTCGCTACTCCCCGGTGTGCGGGAAATTGCCCCGAACAATCGCAGCAGCGATAAAGAAGACGTAGTTGTCACAGGGCGCATCTCACAAGCTGACTTCGACACAGTCCAACAACTGTATAACCACGTAGCGGCATCGGTCGCGGTGTCGGAAATCTACTTAGTGCTCGACGGCTTTGATCCCAACAAAGGGCAAGTGCCATTTTTGATGTTCGATCACGTGATCCTTGACCGCTTTCATCAGCAGCTAGATGAGCCCCCAGGCTCAGACCCTGACCATCCAGAGGAATATGAGGAGGCCGAGTATCAGGACTATGTTCGCCAATTGGCGCTACTTCGCCAGCGCCCAAATCCAATCGGCAATGACCTGAATGCGATCACGCCGATCGCTTCTGGCGAATTACTCACTTGTGATAACTCACAATACCTCTCTCTGGCTGAGCGCGACCCTCGTAACGCGATGGGCTTTAGCCTTTCAGTGCCTATTTATGGGCTAAACGACGGCAGGTTTACTGGTTTAGTGACCGCCATATTGCGCAGCAACGTGATGGAAGCTGCACTGCTTGGCTGGCCACTGCTGCCTACCCATGAAGAGGAATGGAGGCAACTCAGACGGTTACTGGGAAACTCACTCGACACCACCCCCGTCAACTACATGCTTGAAAACGTCCGCACCGGCATACGCATTTTCGATCGGCGCAACACCTACTGGGCTAGCGCCGAGCAAGAGCGCGAACCAACGGTATTTCAAGCCACCAAAGCATTCAGGGAAGCCGGCACTGAAGACTGGCAATTACACAGCTATGTCTCACACGATGAGTTGCAAAGCGCCCTCGCCGATGCCGACCAAACCGCCTTGTGGCAATTTCTTGCTGTTGCCTCTGTGCTCTCGCTCGCATGGCTTCTAATAGCTCTGGCTCTGCGTACCCAACTAAAAGCACAGCGCTCAATGGAGAAGCTAGCCAATACAGACGTATTAACCGGGCTGCCAAACCGGCGCTTTTTAATGGAGCGCCTGCAGCACACCATTGCCCTCAGCGTACGCACTAAACAAGCAGGGGCATTAATCTTTATTGATCTGGATAATTTCAAAACCCTCAACGACACCCGCGGTCATGAGATGGGCGATATGCTGTTGCATGAGGTCGCCCGGCGGCTTAGCGCTACGGTACGTGATGTCGACACTGTGGCCCGACTAGGCGGCGATGAATTTGTCGTACTCGTCCAGCACCTAAACAATGACAACACTGACCTACTGCAGCCCGTCACGGTGATTGTCGAAAAAATCCAACGCTGTTTGAATCAGCCTTATGTGCTTGAGGGTCACATGCACACCTGTTTTTCAAGCATGGGTATTGCGCTATTCAGTGGCGAGCGACAAAGCGCCTCAGAGTTAATGACCCACGCTGATTTAGCGATGTATCAGGCCAAAGCTAATGGGCGTAATTGCTTCTGTTTTTTTGCATCCCCCATGTTGTTACAGGCACAAGAGCGAGCCAACCTAGAGTCCGAGTTGCGCAGCGCCGTACAACGCGATGAGTTTGTTTTGTATTTCCAGGCCCAGGTAGATCAAACCAACTGCATCCGTGGCGCCGAAGCACTGGTGCGCTGGCAGTCGCCGCAACGTGGCCTGATCGGCCCGCAAGACTTCATTGCCCTGTGTGAGGATTCCGGCCTGATCATCCCACTGGGCAATAAAATTTTAGAACTCGCCTGCCTGCAAATCGCCGAGTGGGCGCGAGTTCCGACACTGCAGTCGCTTACCGTCGCGGTGAACATCAGCGCCCGACAAATACTGCACCCTGATTTTGTCGAGCAGGTGCTATCCGCTCTAAAACAAACTAAAGCCAATCCCGCCCGGCTCAAACTGGAGTTAACCGAAAGTTTGTTTGTTTATGACATGACCAACATCATCAGCAAGATGTCCATCTTAAGCGCCGCCGGCATTTTATTTTCGCTGGACGACTTCGGCACAGGTTACTCATCTCTGTCGTATCTGAAAAAACTGCCGTTTCACCAATTGAAAATTGATCGATCCTTTGTTGCCGATATTAACGATATTAGCGACAAACACGATGGCTCCTCTCTAGTGCGCACGATCATTACCCTGGGTCACGCATTAAACTTGGAGGTGATCGCTGAGGGCGTAGAGACCCAACAACAACGCGAGTTTTTACTTAAAAATGGCTGCCAGCTCTACCAAGGCTATCTATTCAGTAAACCGATTCCAGCCAGCGCCTTTGTCGACCTTATAAAGCATCGCAATGATCAAGCGACGCCCCCTCAGGAAACGTCGCCTTCTTGCACTGTGCGCGGGTAG
- a CDS encoding undecaprenyl-diphosphate phosphatase — protein MDLWVAVQALILGIVEGITEFLPISSTGHQIIVADLIGFGGERAMAFNIIIQLGAILAVVWEYRRKILDIVVGLPTEPQAQRFTANLLIAFLPAVVLGVLFADLIHHYLFNPITVALALVVGGVIMLWAERRQHLVHAESVDEMTWKDALKIGFAQCLAMIPGTSRSGATIIGGLLFGLSRKAATEFSFFLAMPTMVGAAVYSGYKYRDLFQASDLPVFAIGFVTSFIFAMIAVRALLKFIGNHSYAAFAWYRIGFGLLILATWQLQWIDWSTVQG, from the coding sequence ATGGATCTTTGGGTGGCTGTTCAGGCGCTGATTCTGGGTATCGTTGAGGGTATTACCGAGTTTCTGCCGATTTCCAGCACCGGGCACCAGATCATTGTCGCTGACCTGATTGGGTTTGGCGGCGAGCGGGCGATGGCCTTCAACATCATCATCCAGCTGGGGGCGATTCTCGCGGTGGTGTGGGAGTACCGGCGCAAGATTCTCGATATCGTGGTGGGTTTACCAACAGAGCCCCAGGCGCAACGCTTCACGGCTAATCTACTGATTGCCTTCCTGCCGGCAGTAGTGCTGGGTGTGCTGTTTGCCGATCTTATCCATCATTACCTGTTCAACCCGATCACTGTAGCCCTGGCGCTGGTGGTCGGCGGAGTGATCATGCTGTGGGCTGAGCGGCGTCAACATCTGGTGCACGCGGAGAGCGTGGATGAGATGACCTGGAAGGATGCACTGAAGATCGGCTTCGCCCAATGCCTGGCGATGATTCCTGGTACTTCCCGCTCGGGTGCGACGATTATCGGTGGCCTGTTGTTCGGTTTGTCGCGCAAGGCGGCGACCGAGTTTTCCTTCTTCCTCGCTATGCCGACCATGGTTGGCGCTGCCGTGTACTCCGGCTACAAGTACCGCGATCTGTTTCAGGCCAGTGATCTGCCAGTGTTTGCCATCGGCTTTGTCACCTCGTTTATCTTCGCCATGATTGCAGTGCGGGCGCTGCTCAAATTTATCGGCAATCACAGCTATGCAGCCTTTGCCTGGTACCGCATCGGTTTCGGCTTGCTGATTCTGGCGACCTGGCAGTTACAGTGGATTGATTGGAGCACTGTGCAAGGTTAG
- a CDS encoding methyl-accepting chemotaxis protein — protein MNSLRSLPINRRLWLILLVAIAMLVIQGALLLKQVHADLYAAKAEKTQHVVQSATGILQHYQSLEAAGTLTREAAQKQAMETIRGLRYAGQEYFWINDQTPIMVMHPTNPKLEGQNLSGFKDPDGKALFNEMVAISKSQGAGQVDYRWPKPGASDPVPKVSYVQLFQPWGWIIGSGVYVDDVQAEFQTQAVNAIVVGLAIAVLLAVLVVLILRSITQPLQQAVSAMANIASGDGDLTRTLDTRGNDELTALSRHFNAFTDKLRLVVKQSLDSAGQLDTAARDLGQVSAQAHQHSQQQSQQMELVATAINEVTYAVQDVAKNAEHASSEVHAAEEQALQGQQNIESSLRQINDLSATIEQAVTVIQALAQESTQIGSVLEVIRSIADQTNLLALNAAIEAARAGEQGRGFAVVADEVRLLAQRTQKSTAEIQVMIERLQGNSEAAVKVINDSSQASQLTIEQASQAGASLTLIASGLRNLSGLNASIASATLQQSHVVEDINQNVTQAASLAHNNALAAQQSSDAGQHLGQLAEQLNQLLGQFRA, from the coding sequence ATGAATAGCCTGCGCAGCCTGCCCATCAACCGTCGCTTATGGCTAATTTTGCTGGTCGCCATCGCCATGCTGGTTATTCAGGGCGCTTTGCTGCTCAAGCAGGTCCATGCTGATCTGTATGCCGCAAAAGCCGAGAAAACCCAGCACGTGGTACAGAGCGCGACTGGCATCCTGCAGCATTATCAAAGCCTGGAAGCGGCAGGCACCCTGACCCGCGAAGCAGCACAGAAGCAGGCAATGGAAACTATCCGTGGGCTGCGTTATGCCGGCCAGGAATACTTCTGGATCAATGACCAGACACCGATCATGGTCATGCACCCGACCAACCCTAAACTGGAAGGCCAGAACCTGTCTGGTTTCAAGGACCCCGACGGCAAAGCGCTGTTCAATGAAATGGTCGCCATCAGCAAGAGCCAGGGCGCTGGTCAGGTCGATTACCGCTGGCCCAAACCAGGGGCCAGCGACCCAGTGCCAAAGGTTTCCTATGTACAGCTGTTTCAGCCGTGGGGCTGGATCATCGGCTCTGGTGTCTATGTCGATGATGTGCAGGCCGAGTTTCAGACTCAGGCAGTCAACGCCATAGTGGTTGGCCTGGCGATTGCTGTGCTGCTGGCCGTACTGGTGGTGCTGATCTTGCGCAGCATTACCCAACCCCTGCAGCAAGCCGTTAGTGCCATGGCCAATATCGCCAGTGGCGATGGCGACCTGACGCGCACCCTTGACACCCGTGGCAACGATGAGCTGACCGCCCTGTCCCGCCACTTCAACGCCTTTACCGACAAGCTACGCCTGGTGGTCAAACAGTCTCTCGACTCGGCCGGTCAACTCGACACTGCCGCGCGTGACCTCGGCCAGGTTTCCGCTCAGGCGCACCAGCACAGCCAGCAACAGTCACAACAAATGGAACTCGTTGCCACTGCGATCAACGAGGTGACCTACGCCGTACAGGACGTAGCGAAGAACGCCGAGCACGCCTCATCCGAAGTGCATGCAGCCGAAGAACAGGCCCTGCAAGGCCAGCAGAACATCGAAAGCAGCCTGCGCCAAATCAACGACTTATCCGCCACTATCGAGCAGGCCGTGACGGTGATTCAGGCCCTGGCACAGGAAAGCACGCAGATCGGCAGCGTATTGGAGGTCATCCGCTCGATTGCCGACCAGACCAACCTACTGGCGCTCAATGCTGCAATCGAAGCGGCCCGGGCTGGCGAACAAGGGCGTGGCTTTGCCGTGGTGGCTGATGAGGTGCGTCTGCTGGCGCAGCGCACGCAAAAATCCACGGCAGAAATTCAGGTGATGATCGAGCGTCTGCAAGGCAACTCTGAGGCCGCGGTTAAAGTGATCAATGACAGCAGCCAAGCCTCACAATTGACCATTGAACAAGCCAGCCAAGCCGGTGCAAGCCTTACCCTAATCGCCAGCGGGCTGCGCAATCTCAGCGGTTTAAACGCTTCCATCGCCAGTGCGACGCTGCAACAATCACACGTGGTCGAAGACATCAATCAAAACGTCACCCAGGCAGCCAGCCTGGCCCATAACAATGCCTTGGCGGCGCAACAGTCCAGTGATGCCGGGCAACATTTGGGCCAATTGGCTGAGCAGCTAAACCAGCTACTTGGGCAGTTCCGGGCATAA
- a CDS encoding nitrite/sulfite reductase → MYVYDQYDQKIVEDRVKQYRDQTRRYLAGELSGEEFRPLRLQNGLYIQRFAPMLRVAVPYGLMSSAQVRMMAKIARDYDKGYAHISTRQNVQFNWPDLEDVPDILAELATVQMHAIQTSGNCIRNTTTDQFAGVAKDEIIDPRPWCEIIRQWSTFHPEFTHLPRKFKIAVNGSVSDRAAIEVHDIGLEAVQNEAGELGFRVSVGGGLGRTPIVGSFINEFLPWQHLISYLDAILRVYNRYGRRDNKYKARIKILVKALTPDVFAERVEAEWAHLKDGPSTLTEAEVARVAAHFIDPSYKALDDQDAALAALDAEHPGFARWRQRNTFAHKQPGYVAVTLSLKPTGVAPGDVTDKQFDAIADLADRYSFGEVRNSHNQNIILADVEQAQLFSLWGELREHGFATPNVGLLTDIICCPGGDFCSLANAKSIPIAEAIQRRFDDLDYLFDIGNIDLNISGCMNACGHHHVGHIGILGVDKKGQEFYQVSLGGSAGRDASLAQILGPSFAEADMADVVDKIVKVYVEQRTEEESFLDTFRRIGVAPFKERVYAANH, encoded by the coding sequence ATGTACGTATACGACCAGTACGACCAAAAAATCGTCGAAGACCGCGTCAAGCAGTATCGCGATCAAACCCGCCGTTACCTGGCTGGCGAGCTGAGCGGCGAAGAATTCCGCCCGCTGCGCCTGCAAAATGGCCTGTATATCCAGCGCTTTGCGCCGATGCTGCGCGTTGCCGTGCCGTACGGCCTGATGTCATCCGCGCAAGTGCGCATGATGGCCAAGATTGCCCGCGACTACGACAAGGGCTACGCGCACATCAGCACCCGCCAGAACGTGCAGTTCAACTGGCCGGACCTCGAAGATGTTCCCGATATTCTCGCCGAGCTGGCCACCGTGCAGATGCACGCGATTCAGACCAGCGGCAACTGCATCCGTAACACCACCACCGACCAGTTCGCCGGTGTAGCCAAGGATGAAATCATCGACCCGCGCCCCTGGTGCGAGATCATCCGCCAGTGGTCGACCTTCCACCCGGAATTCACCCACCTACCGCGCAAGTTCAAAATTGCGGTCAACGGCTCGGTGAGTGATCGCGCGGCGATCGAAGTGCACGACATCGGCCTGGAAGCCGTACAGAACGAGGCCGGTGAGTTGGGCTTCCGTGTCTCCGTCGGCGGCGGCCTGGGCCGTACCCCGATCGTCGGCAGCTTTATCAACGAATTCTTGCCGTGGCAGCACCTGATCAGCTACCTCGACGCCATCCTGCGTGTGTACAACCGCTACGGCCGTCGTGATAACAAGTACAAGGCGCGCATCAAGATTCTGGTCAAGGCCCTCACCCCTGACGTATTCGCCGAGCGCGTTGAGGCCGAGTGGGCGCACCTGAAAGACGGCCCGAGCACCCTGACCGAAGCTGAAGTGGCGCGCGTTGCCGCGCACTTTATCGACCCAAGCTACAAGGCTCTCGACGATCAGGACGCCGCACTTGCTGCACTGGATGCCGAGCACCCTGGGTTTGCCCGTTGGCGTCAGCGCAACACCTTTGCCCATAAGCAGCCAGGCTATGTCGCCGTGACCCTGTCGCTCAAGCCAACAGGCGTGGCACCGGGTGATGTGACCGACAAACAGTTTGACGCCATTGCCGACCTGGCCGATCGCTACAGCTTTGGCGAAGTGCGCAACAGCCATAATCAGAACATCATTCTGGCTGATGTTGAGCAAGCGCAGCTGTTCAGCCTCTGGGGCGAGCTGCGTGAGCATGGTTTTGCCACGCCAAACGTCGGCCTGCTGACCGACATCATCTGCTGCCCGGGCGGTGACTTCTGCTCTCTGGCCAACGCCAAGTCAATCCCGATTGCCGAAGCCATTCAGCGCCGTTTCGATGACTTGGACTACCTATTCGACATCGGCAACATCGACCTGAACATCTCCGGTTGCATGAACGCCTGCGGTCACCACCACGTCGGCCACATCGGCATCCTTGGGGTGGACAAGAAAGGTCAGGAGTTCTATCAGGTGTCCCTCGGCGGCAGCGCCGGTCGTGACGCCAGCCTGGCACAGATTCTTGGCCCATCCTTCGCCGAAGCGGACATGGCTGACGTAGTCGACAAGATCGTCAAAGTCTATGTCGAGCAGCGCACTGAAGAAGAGAGTTTCCTCGACACCTTCCGCCGTATCGGTGTCGCCCCGTTCAAGGAGCGCGTATATGCAGCGAATCATTAA
- a CDS encoding DUF934 domain-containing protein has protein sequence MQRIIKNGQLVDESWHLLPKDATLDGISNCDDLIVPLSLWVEHSTALKARDGGLGVWLEAGEEIEEIADQLDNFQVIALNFPAFTDGRHCSTAYLLRNRYGYTGEVRAIGDVLRDQLFSYLRVGFDAFALREDKDPQDALKAFEEFSEVYQASTDQPLPLFRRRA, from the coding sequence ATGCAGCGAATCATTAAGAACGGTCAGCTGGTCGATGAAAGCTGGCACCTGTTGCCCAAGGACGCCACGCTGGACGGCATTTCCAACTGCGACGACCTGATTGTGCCGCTGAGCCTGTGGGTCGAGCACAGCACGGCGCTCAAGGCCCGCGATGGCGGCCTGGGCGTGTGGCTGGAAGCGGGTGAGGAAATCGAAGAAATCGCCGATCAGCTGGATAACTTCCAGGTGATCGCGCTGAATTTCCCAGCCTTCACCGATGGCCGCCACTGCTCCACCGCCTACCTGTTGCGCAACCGCTACGGTTACACCGGTGAAGTACGCGCCATTGGCGACGTGCTGCGCGACCAGCTGTTCTCCTACCTGCGCGTGGGCTTCGATGCCTTTGCTCTGCGTGAGGACAAAGACCCGCAGGATGCCTTGAAAGCCTTCGAGGAGTTCAGCGAGGTTTATCAGGCCTCCACGGACCAGCCACTGCCGCTGTTCCGTCGCCGCGCCTGA
- a CDS encoding YhdH/YhfP family quinone oxidoreductase yields MSKFSALQARENVAGGFEQVIVQRDIDELPAGELLIRVKYSSLNYKDALSASGNRGVTKSFPHTPGIDAAGVVEASSVAEFGAGDEVIITGYDLGMNTSGGFAQYIRIPASWALKRPKGLSMREAMILGTAGLTAALCVDKLEQAGLTPDAGTVLVTGATGGVGSVAVALLTTLGYRVAASTGKAEQGEYLKALGAQQIVLRSELQDGSDKPMLKEQWAGAVDCVGGDILFNVVKSLRYGASVACCGLTAGVGFKGSVLPFILRGVNLLGVDSVELPLVVKASMWDKLSLQWKVNLDALVSEVTLEQLPEAIAQVLAGKQVGRVLVNVD; encoded by the coding sequence ATGAGCAAGTTCAGTGCACTACAAGCCCGTGAAAATGTAGCGGGTGGTTTTGAGCAGGTGATTGTCCAGCGTGATATCGACGAGTTACCGGCCGGTGAGTTGCTGATTCGGGTCAAGTATTCCTCGCTCAACTACAAGGACGCCTTGTCGGCCAGTGGCAACCGCGGCGTAACCAAAAGTTTTCCGCACACCCCGGGCATTGATGCTGCTGGTGTGGTGGAAGCTTCCAGCGTGGCCGAGTTTGGCGCCGGCGATGAGGTCATCATCACGGGTTACGACCTCGGCATGAACACCTCAGGCGGCTTCGCCCAGTACATCCGTATCCCGGCGAGCTGGGCGTTGAAACGGCCCAAGGGTTTGTCGATGCGTGAGGCGATGATTTTGGGTACCGCCGGACTGACGGCCGCGCTCTGTGTGGACAAGCTTGAGCAGGCCGGACTGACGCCAGATGCTGGCACTGTGCTGGTGACTGGGGCCACTGGTGGCGTGGGCAGTGTGGCGGTGGCTTTGCTCACCACCCTGGGTTACCGCGTGGCGGCATCGACGGGCAAGGCGGAGCAGGGCGAGTACCTCAAGGCGCTAGGCGCACAGCAGATTGTGCTGCGCTCCGAGCTGCAGGACGGTAGCGATAAGCCGATGCTCAAAGAACAGTGGGCTGGCGCGGTGGACTGCGTAGGCGGGGACATCCTGTTTAACGTGGTCAAGTCGCTGCGCTATGGTGCCAGCGTTGCCTGTTGTGGCCTGACGGCTGGTGTGGGCTTCAAGGGCAGTGTGCTGCCGTTTATCCTGCGCGGGGTGAATCTGCTTGGGGTCGACTCGGTCGAGCTGCCGCTGGTGGTCAAGGCGTCAATGTGGGACAAGCTGTCGCTGCAGTGGAAGGTCAATCTCGATGCGTTGGTCAGCGAAGTGACGCTTGAGCAATTGCCAGAGGCGATTGCTCAGGTGCTGGCGGGCAAGCAGGTCGGGCGCGTGCTGGTCAACGTGGACTAA
- the sohB gene encoding protease SohB encodes MEFFAEYIGFLAKTVTLVVAILVVLVTIAALRSKGRQSTGQLQVNKLNDFFKQLQQRMEHAVLDKDQLKAAGKAEAKAAKLEKKAGIHKPRVYVLDFAGDIKASATDSLRHEITALLSMATAQDEVVLRLESGGGMVHSYGLASSQLARIRQAGVPLTVCIDKVAASGGYMMACIGEKIISAPFAILGSIGVVAQLPNVHRLLKKHDIDFEVLTAGEYKRTLTVFGENTEKGREKFQEDLEITHELFKGFVARYRPQLDIDQVATGEVWLGLAALEKQLVDELKTSDEYLAERAKSAELFHLHYAEKKTLQERVGLAGSIALDRFVLNWLSRLSQQRFW; translated from the coding sequence GTGGAGTTTTTTGCAGAGTACATCGGCTTTCTGGCTAAGACAGTGACCTTGGTTGTGGCCATTCTCGTCGTGCTGGTGACGATTGCCGCGCTACGCAGCAAGGGCCGCCAGAGCACTGGTCAACTGCAGGTGAACAAGCTCAATGACTTCTTCAAGCAGCTGCAGCAGCGTATGGAGCATGCGGTGCTCGATAAGGATCAGCTGAAAGCCGCCGGCAAAGCCGAAGCCAAGGCTGCCAAGCTGGAGAAGAAGGCTGGCATTCATAAGCCGCGGGTTTACGTGCTGGATTTTGCTGGCGATATCAAAGCCTCGGCCACCGACAGTTTGCGTCACGAGATCACGGCATTGCTGAGCATGGCAACCGCCCAGGATGAAGTGGTGCTGCGCCTGGAAAGCGGTGGCGGCATGGTGCACAGCTATGGTTTGGCGTCTTCACAGCTGGCACGGATTCGTCAGGCGGGTGTGCCATTGACCGTCTGCATAGACAAGGTGGCAGCCAGTGGCGGCTACATGATGGCGTGCATTGGCGAGAAGATTATTTCTGCGCCATTCGCCATCCTCGGTTCGATTGGTGTGGTGGCGCAGTTGCCTAACGTGCATCGTCTGTTGAAAAAGCATGACATCGACTTTGAAGTGCTCACCGCCGGTGAATACAAACGCACCCTGACGGTGTTTGGTGAGAACACCGAGAAGGGCCGGGAGAAGTTTCAGGAAGACCTGGAAATCACCCATGAACTGTTCAAGGGCTTTGTGGCGCGTTACCGGCCGCAGCTGGATATCGATCAGGTTGCTACAGGTGAAGTCTGGCTGGGCCTGGCTGCGCTGGAAAAGCAGCTGGTCGATGAGCTCAAGACCAGTGATGAATACCTGGCAGAGCGGGCGAAGAGCGCCGAGCTGTTTCATCTGCACTATGCCGAGAAGAAAACCCTGCAGGAGCGTGTTGGGCTGGCGGGTAGCATCGCGCTGGATCGTTTTGTGCTGAACTGGCTGAGCCGCTTGAGTCAGCAACGCTTCTGGTAA
- a CDS encoding histidine phosphatase family protein, protein MGSIYLIRHGQASFGADDYDVLSPIGVRQAEVLGAHLAQLGTRLDRSVSGSLRRQQHTANSALQQLRAADIAVPTLETDAAFNEFDADAVIRSLLPDILDQEPEALHILRNGANNRAEFQRLFAKLIGRWICGEHDKPELQSWQGFVEQVQGGLARLLAQAESKQNIAVFTSGGTITALLHLITGIPPAQAFELNWQIVNTSLSCLKFRGSQVSLASFNSHVHLQLLKTPELITYR, encoded by the coding sequence GTGGGCAGCATCTACCTGATCAGACATGGCCAAGCCTCCTTCGGTGCCGACGACTACGATGTGCTATCGCCCATCGGTGTTCGCCAGGCCGAAGTGCTCGGCGCGCACCTCGCACAACTCGGCACGCGCCTTGATCGCAGCGTCAGTGGCAGCCTGCGTCGTCAGCAACACACGGCCAACAGCGCCCTGCAGCAGCTGCGCGCGGCTGATATCGCGGTACCGACGCTGGAAACTGATGCGGCATTTAATGAATTTGATGCCGACGCGGTGATCCGCAGCCTGCTCCCGGACATACTTGATCAAGAACCAGAAGCCCTGCACATCCTGCGTAATGGCGCGAATAACCGCGCCGAATTTCAGCGCCTGTTCGCCAAGCTGATTGGCCGCTGGATTTGCGGAGAGCACGACAAGCCGGAACTGCAAAGCTGGCAAGGCTTTGTCGAGCAGGTCCAGGGCGGCCTTGCCCGCCTGCTGGCACAGGCCGAGAGCAAACAGAACATCGCCGTATTCACCTCCGGCGGCACCATCACCGCCCTGCTCCACTTGATTACCGGCATACCGCCTGCGCAAGCGTTTGAGCTGAACTGGCAAATTGTTAATACCTCACTGAGCTGCCTGAAGTTTCGCGGCAGCCAAGTGAGCCTGGCTTCCTTCAACAGCCATGTGCATTTACAGCTGTTGAAGACGCCGGAGCTCATCACTTATCGCTGA